One window from the genome of Saprospiraceae bacterium encodes:
- a CDS encoding RNA-directed DNA polymerase → MRLTPENIEEIKVRFAKTETVEELAQLLSWVYALKFPKRSEKTTIIIEAKHLNYYAFKPVNRYKQFTIKKKSGGERTISAPRYKLKTIQKCIHEILNAVFTPHFTATGFVPRKSIVDNAKVHIGKQFVFNTDLKDFFPSTEFRRIKAVLGLAPFNLTDANEINSNKDKKKTSDEKGKGYLGYLIANLCCDNGCLPQGAPTSPTLTNLICQRLDKKLYKYAKSINATYSRYADDITFSANKPVFDETFKKILIDLIEVQEKFKINFEKERLQGGGERQSVTGIIVNRKSNVDRKYLKDVRFWLMCWKKFGTNATQQKFLVQFPEKKGFLRYNGTTPQFYNYLNGKILFLGMVRGAKDEIFLKQKMNFDELYSEVTGKNNKTEIGTVIQRDSNYESSDLSKGILEILNELDRNGYTNANNKLKTIFK, encoded by the coding sequence ATGCGATTAACGCCTGAAAATATAGAAGAAATTAAAGTTCGCTTTGCGAAAACCGAGACCGTTGAGGAGTTGGCTCAACTGTTAAGTTGGGTGTATGCCTTGAAGTTTCCAAAACGTAGCGAAAAAACAACTATTATAATTGAGGCAAAGCACTTAAATTATTATGCTTTTAAACCTGTCAACAGATACAAACAATTTACTATAAAAAAGAAAAGTGGTGGCGAAAGAACAATTTCAGCACCACGTTACAAGCTGAAAACCATTCAAAAATGCATCCACGAAATATTGAATGCTGTTTTTACGCCTCATTTTACCGCTACTGGTTTTGTACCTAGAAAGAGCATTGTTGATAATGCTAAAGTGCATATCGGAAAACAATTTGTTTTTAACACCGACTTAAAAGACTTTTTCCCAAGCACAGAATTTAGAAGAATTAAAGCTGTATTGGGCTTAGCCCCTTTTAATTTGACTGATGCAAATGAAATAAACTCTAACAAAGACAAAAAGAAAACATCGGACGAGAAAGGAAAAGGATATTTGGGTTATCTAATAGCAAACCTTTGTTGCGACAATGGTTGCTTACCACAAGGTGCACCAACATCGCCAACGCTAACAAATTTGATTTGCCAACGGCTTGACAAAAAACTTTATAAATATGCAAAAAGTATAAATGCAACTTATTCAAGGTATGCGGATGACATTACATTTTCGGCCAACAAACCAGTATTTGATGAAACATTCAAAAAAATACTAATTGACCTTATCGAAGTTCAAGAGAAATTCAAAATTAATTTTGAAAAAGAAAGACTTCAAGGTGGAGGAGAAAGACAATCTGTAACAGGCATAATTGTAAATAGAAAGAGCAATGTCGATAGAAAATATTTGAAAGATGTTCGTTTCTGGTTAATGTGTTGGAAAAAATTTGGAACTAATGCGACACAACAAAAATTCTTAGTTCAATTTCCAGAGAAAAAAGGCTTTTTAAGGTATAACGGTACAACGCCTCAATTTTACAACTACCTCAATGGAAAAATTTTGTTCTTGGGTATGGTTAGAGGTGCAAAAGATGAAATATTCTTGAAACAAAAAATGAATTTTGACGAATTGTACAGTGAAGTGACCGGCAAAAATAACAAAACGGAAATTGGAACAGTAATTCAAAGAGATTCAAACTACGAGTCTTCAGATTTATCAAAGGGAATTCTTGAAATACTTAATGAATTAGATAGAAACGGATATACAAATGCAAACAACAAATTGAAAACAATATTCAAATGA
- a CDS encoding DUF1669 domain-containing protein, with the protein MENMSNNNREQIIALLDKAENRIQIAVSWLTDEVLISKLGEAAQKKKVELLLSCDALNVWRYSSIRELQSKGATVLKTGSNAPGVKGFMHAKFLIVDGTLAYGGSFNFTEVANYNYENFAKYDSETVQSFSSKFQNWWSTAKDYTIDFENPDAVKKLVVQSFEMQEKFRENLLSAFDAEQRKFVAKDVAERDALIKAEIEKEKIRETAKAMQSAKVSVATTGLLQSNTSGVVSKPHKFYGGRLHTKFHGQKQPNSYLSAIMQKREIEEKFSFLKCRIENDTLICRGEFKPDANAYDVRIEFRAGCFPQVYVLNPSIKPNANIHIYREGSLCLFYPGDLKWKDTTSIAEYTIPWIYEWILFYELYLLTGIWEGEYVPHGEINNIVNN; encoded by the coding sequence ATGGAAAATATGAGCAACAACAATCGTGAGCAAATCATTGCCCTTTTAGACAAAGCCGAAAACAGAATTCAAATTGCTGTGTCATGGCTTACAGATGAAGTATTAATCAGCAAACTTGGCGAAGCTGCACAAAAGAAAAAAGTGGAGTTGCTTCTTTCTTGTGATGCTTTGAATGTTTGGCGTTACTCGTCAATAAGAGAATTGCAAAGCAAAGGTGCAACCGTTTTAAAAACAGGATCTAACGCACCGGGTGTAAAGGGATTCATGCACGCAAAGTTTCTGATTGTTGACGGCACACTTGCGTATGGTGGTTCGTTCAATTTTACCGAAGTGGCAAACTACAATTATGAAAACTTTGCAAAGTATGATTCTGAAACTGTGCAATCGTTTTCAAGTAAGTTTCAAAACTGGTGGTCAACTGCAAAAGATTACACAATTGATTTTGAAAATCCTGATGCTGTGAAAAAACTTGTCGTGCAAAGTTTTGAGATGCAAGAAAAGTTTCGTGAAAATTTGCTTTCAGCTTTTGATGCAGAACAAAGAAAGTTTGTTGCAAAAGATGTTGCTGAAAGAGATGCTCTGATTAAAGCCGAAATTGAGAAAGAGAAAATCAGAGAAACTGCAAAGGCAATGCAGTCAGCAAAGGTTTCTGTTGCTACAACAGGATTGCTTCAAAGCAATACAAGCGGTGTTGTCAGCAAACCACATAAATTTTATGGCGGTCGTTTGCACACAAAGTTTCATGGGCAAAAGCAGCCAAACTCCTATTTGTCAGCAATAATGCAAAAGAGAGAGATTGAAGAAAAGTTTTCGTTTCTCAAATGCAGAATTGAAAATGACACTCTGATTTGCAGGGGCGAATTTAAACCCGATGCAAATGCATACGATGTTCGTATAGAGTTTAGGGCTGGATGCTTCCCACAAGTTTATGTTCTCAATCCGTCAATCAAACCTAACGCCAACATTCATATTTACAGAGAAGGTTCACTCTGCCTGTTTTATCCTGGAGATTTGAAATGGAAAGACACTACAAGCATTGCAGAATATACAATCCCCTGGATTTACGAATGGATTTTGTTTTACGAATTGTATCTACTAACTGGTATTTGGGAGGGAGAGTATGTCCCTCATGGTGAAATAAACAATATTGTAAACAATTAA
- a CDS encoding WYL domain-containing protein: MSINKKALTRYLAYDRCLRNTGAKYTRQRLIDEANKALLEEGLEGIGKTQFYADMQYMELSEWKAPIEKYKDGRTVYFKYSDSAYSINNQPLNETEAKQLKSALQVLSRFKGIPQFEFISEIIPAIESKLGLVSLEREVMSFENNLDYEGSKFITPLFNAIVNKRSLTVEYQDFKSPLPYTIAFHPYYLKQYNNRWFVFGYNEFTKNEYWNMALDRIKTIEEAKAKYIETEVDWEDYFYDLIGVTKKVDDELQTVKLWFSPSQAPYVVTKPIHPTQRSKNTEDGLEVTISVVPNYELEKLILSFGETVKVLSPKSFQKTILGRISKSAGLY; this comes from the coding sequence ATGTCAATAAATAAAAAAGCACTAACACGGTATCTTGCTTACGATAGGTGTCTACGGAATACAGGAGCCAAATACACTCGGCAACGATTAATAGATGAAGCCAATAAAGCCTTATTAGAAGAAGGTTTGGAAGGAATTGGAAAAACTCAATTTTATGCAGATATGCAGTATATGGAATTGTCGGAATGGAAAGCCCCAATTGAGAAATACAAAGATGGAAGAACAGTGTATTTCAAATATTCCGATTCGGCATATTCTATAAATAACCAACCTTTAAACGAAACAGAAGCAAAGCAATTAAAGTCTGCTTTGCAAGTATTGTCAAGGTTTAAGGGCATTCCGCAATTTGAGTTTATCAGTGAAATAATTCCTGCCATTGAATCTAAACTTGGTTTGGTAAGCCTCGAAAGAGAAGTTATGTCATTTGAAAATAATTTGGATTATGAAGGTTCAAAATTTATTACGCCTTTATTCAATGCTATTGTAAACAAACGGTCTTTGACCGTTGAATATCAAGACTTCAAAAGTCCTTTGCCTTATACAATTGCCTTTCATCCTTATTATTTGAAACAATACAATAACCGTTGGTTTGTCTTCGGTTACAATGAGTTTACAAAAAATGAATACTGGAATATGGCGTTAGATAGAATTAAAACCATTGAGGAAGCCAAAGCCAAGTATATTGAAACAGAAGTCGATTGGGAGGACTATTTTTATGATTTAATTGGCGTTACTAAAAAAGTTGATGATGAGTTACAAACTGTCAAGTTGTGGTTTTCTCCAAGTCAAGCCCCGTATGTCGTAACGAAACCAATACACCCAACACAAAGAAGTAAAAACACAGAAGATGGTCTTGAAGTTACCATTAGCGTTGTCCCCAATTATGAGTTAGAAAAGTTGATTTTGTCCTTTGGGGAAACTGTCAAAGTGTTAAGTCCAAAGTCCTTTCAGAAAACAATTTTAGGTCGGATAAGCAAGTCTGCTGGTCTGTATTAG
- a CDS encoding nucleotide-binding protein yields MELKLILETIIKNGYVAYNDPSSVRTKFEKWFSYAENSLKQVFGDNWTDIVPWEGYIHDTDYFDAKSRLLRALRTLENSLHLFPTEITLEQEKSIRHAKEYQVFIVHGHDEIAKLDLKNYLQNTLNLPEPIILHEKPNFGKAIIEKFEEYASKATIAFILLTPDDYVSDGKEDNINKYRARQNVILELGYFLGIFGRKSGNVILLHKGNLDIPSDISGIVYIDISNGVESAGEKIRRELFK; encoded by the coding sequence ATGGAATTGAAATTAATTTTAGAAACAATTATAAAAAATGGCTATGTAGCCTATAATGACCCTTCTTCCGTACGGACTAAATTCGAAAAGTGGTTTTCATATGCAGAGAATTCCCTTAAACAGGTATTTGGCGATAATTGGACGGATATAGTCCCATGGGAAGGCTATATTCATGATACGGATTATTTTGATGCAAAATCAAGGTTGTTAAGGGCATTGAGAACATTAGAAAACTCATTGCATTTATTTCCAACCGAAATTACATTAGAACAAGAAAAGAGCATTCGTCATGCGAAGGAATATCAAGTCTTTATTGTTCACGGGCATGATGAAATAGCTAAATTGGACTTGAAAAATTATTTGCAAAATACTTTGAATCTACCTGAACCCATAATCCTTCATGAAAAACCTAACTTCGGAAAGGCGATAATTGAAAAATTCGAAGAATATGCTTCCAAAGCAACAATTGCATTTATACTATTAACTCCAGATGATTATGTATCCGACGGAAAAGAAGATAATATAAATAAATATCGCGCAAGGCAAAATGTAATTTTAGAACTCGGATATTTTTTAGGAATTTTTGGAAGAAAATCTGGAAATGTAATCTTGCTTCATAAAGGCAATTTAGATATTCCTTCTGATATTTCGGGTATCGTTTATATTGACATTTCAAACGGAGTAGAATCTGCAGGAGAAAAAATCAGAAGAGAACTATTTAAATAA
- a CDS encoding type II toxin-antitoxin system RelE/ParE family toxin, with amino-acid sequence MTKPIVWSQNAKNDLKNIKKFFDTRNQSSAYSKKLLKTFRDSAKLIEKFPLLSIPTENDNVRGFVILEYIIFYEIMSEHILVLIVWDCRRDPEQLNKLVKR; translated from the coding sequence ATGACTAAGCCAATTGTCTGGTCACAAAACGCAAAGAACGACTTAAAAAACATTAAGAAATTTTTTGACACTCGAAATCAATCATCAGCCTATAGTAAAAAGCTATTAAAAACATTTCGTGATTCAGCTAAATTAATAGAAAAGTTTCCATTATTATCAATTCCTACTGAAAATGATAATGTTAGAGGTTTTGTGATACTAGAATATATCATCTTTTATGAAATAATGAGTGAGCACATTCTGGTTCTAATCGTTTGGGATTGTCGACGCGATCCAGAGCAATTGAACAAATTAGTGAAGCGATAA
- a CDS encoding T9SS type A sorting domain-containing protein, with protein MKSLLLFLILPNLALTQTWAPIGAKWTYTQGTINPNYTTFTTFESVADTVIDGQSCKILTIIEHYGPGWSDTSQQYTYSDSNRVYFYSGTSWCLIYDFNAQQGDTFVLNCFHGALVQPVVKVLSVDTITINGHQRKRFDYLVSDLLIGFSGFVIEGIGNTYGMFPVVHHTLGIGPLRCYKDSILGLYKNQYYYRNRDSAWHQDCNLIITGVDDQTASENLKVFPNPFFDNLTFQFLNNIQTRVTLYDLMGKCVLDQIFTNYATINTELLPPSIYFYEVRSNNRTRKTGMIIKQ; from the coding sequence ATGAAGTCGCTTCTACTTTTTCTTATTCTACCGAACCTAGCCTTAACCCAGACATGGGCTCCAATTGGTGCAAAATGGACTTACACACAAGGTACAATCAATCCCAATTATACAACATTCACAACATTTGAGTCGGTTGCAGATACAGTTATAGATGGACAAAGTTGTAAGATCTTAACAATAATTGAACACTATGGACCTGGTTGGTCGGACACCTCACAACAATACACATATTCAGATAGCAACCGGGTTTATTTTTATAGTGGCACGAGTTGGTGTTTAATATATGACTTTAATGCACAACAAGGTGATACATTCGTACTGAATTGTTTTCATGGGGCACTCGTCCAGCCAGTAGTAAAAGTTTTATCTGTTGACACAATTACAATTAATGGGCATCAGCGAAAACGCTTTGATTATTTAGTATCCGACTTGCTTATTGGATTTTCTGGATTTGTAATTGAAGGAATCGGTAATACATATGGCATGTTTCCAGTTGTCCATCACACCTTAGGTATTGGACCTTTAAGATGCTATAAAGATAGTATCCTTGGTCTTTATAAAAACCAATATTACTATAGAAATAGGGATTCAGCATGGCACCAGGACTGCAATTTAATTATTACAGGTGTTGACGATCAGACTGCTTCTGAAAATTTGAAAGTTTTTCCGAATCCTTTTTTCGATAATCTTACATTCCAATTCTTAAACAACATACAAACAAGGGTTACTCTTTATGATTTAATGGGAAAGTGTGTTTTAGATCAAATATTTACAAACTACGCTACAATAAATACGGAACTTTTGCCACCTAGTATCTACTTCTATGAGGTAAGGAGCAATAATAGAACACGAAAAACTGGAATGATTATCAAACAGTGA
- a CDS encoding DUF86 domain-containing protein: MENDIKVWLNDIKQAIQEIYQFQPDKKNFLKFQKDLKTKRAIERNIEIIGEAVNRILKVKPEFQLTNTRKIVDTRNRISHGYDSVSEDIVWSIIVRDIPNLEKEIEQLLNL; the protein is encoded by the coding sequence ATGGAAAATGATATTAAGGTTTGGCTTAACGATATTAAACAAGCAATACAAGAAATTTATCAATTCCAGCCAGACAAGAAAAATTTCTTGAAGTTTCAAAAGGATTTAAAAACTAAACGGGCAATAGAACGAAATATTGAAATTATTGGTGAAGCTGTAAACAGAATATTAAAAGTAAAGCCAGAATTTCAATTGACAAATACACGGAAAATTGTAGATACTAGGAATAGAATTAGCCACGGTTATGATAGCGTTTCAGAAGATATTGTGTGGTCAATCATTGTTCGTGACATTCCGAATTTGGAAAAAGAAATTGAGCAACTCTTAAACTTATAG
- a CDS encoding nucleotidyltransferase domain-containing protein yields MKEINTHIDQINKLCLSNKVKALFAFGSVTTDKFNLDSDIDLVVDIDESDPINYSDYYFSLKLQLENLFKRHIDLLEQKAIKNPYLRKEIDQTKVLIYGK; encoded by the coding sequence ATGAAAGAAATTAATACACATATAGATCAAATAAATAAACTTTGCCTTTCCAACAAAGTAAAAGCTCTCTTTGCATTTGGCTCAGTTACAACTGACAAATTTAACTTAGACAGCGACATTGATTTAGTCGTTGATATTGACGAAAGTGATCCTATTAATTATTCTGACTATTATTTCAGCCTTAAATTACAACTTGAAAATCTGTTCAAAAGACATATTGATCTGTTGGAACAAAAAGCAATTAAAAATCCCTACTTAAGAAAAGAAATAGATCAGACTAAAGTACTTATCTATGGAAAATGA
- a CDS encoding GIY-YIG nuclease family protein, giving the protein MDSIKLNDLLRLDNINNVKIRFNLMFAQNWNPIELFKNGDISTMLDGQYWNYNKNKSYKAGQITVGLVKIKPNEDFWLLFHIGQVTKDLNILNGVGYEYQDLPEYKKYVGRLIVKFKNKAQTMIRNAESVIDDCYVSQILPDTFDNDLFPGYEKVNISWDELRRVIEKDNWKTALQNQKGVYLMTDISNGKMYVGSAYGEHMILGRWRAYVNNGHGGNIGLKALAFDHIKQNFRYSILDIYKSTTDDQTIIDRESWWKEVLRSRQFGYNEN; this is encoded by the coding sequence ATGGACAGCATTAAATTAAACGACTTATTACGACTTGATAACATTAATAATGTTAAGATTCGTTTCAATTTGATGTTTGCCCAGAATTGGAATCCGATTGAACTTTTTAAAAATGGTGACATTTCAACAATGCTTGATGGGCAATATTGGAATTACAACAAAAACAAATCATACAAAGCGGGGCAAATCACGGTTGGACTCGTTAAGATAAAGCCAAATGAAGATTTTTGGTTGTTGTTTCATATTGGACAAGTAACTAAGGACTTGAATATACTCAATGGCGTTGGCTATGAATATCAAGACCTGCCCGAATACAAAAAATATGTTGGTCGTTTAATCGTAAAATTTAAGAACAAAGCACAGACAATGATTCGTAATGCCGAATCAGTAATTGACGACTGTTATGTATCTCAAATTTTACCTGACACTTTTGACAATGACTTATTTCCTGGTTATGAAAAGGTAAATATTTCTTGGGACGAGTTAAGAAGAGTAATCGAAAAGGACAATTGGAAAACTGCACTTCAAAACCAAAAAGGTGTTTACCTAATGACCGACATTTCAAATGGAAAAATGTATGTTGGTTCCGCCTACGGTGAACATATGATTTTAGGACGTTGGAGAGCCTACGTAAACAATGGACACGGTGGTAATATTGGACTTAAAGCATTAGCATTTGATCATATAAAACAAAATTTCAGATACTCAATTCTTGACATTTATAAATCAACTACAGACGACCAAACCATAATTGACAGAGAAAGTTGGTGGAAAGAAGTTTTACGAAGCAGACAATTTGGATATAATGAAAACTAA
- a CDS encoding tyrosine-type recombinase/integrase, which yields MIALFYFSWNYFHELSADQKKRIKLIFFEHREMACIGIQFERDTGIRNFVRSLDGILFSKTKSCYYLKFEEQRFKTLVNHIKEHKFYPDYSGFTQQYADYLKQGMIKEAEAVGELKNEVRKDASYAKFLDSFKIYLEQRRYSSNTINTYCLLIQKFLTWCGKPIEEISQDDLIRFNHKKIIGEKLSGSYQNQLINAVKLFFERMEHRSMEIESIQRPFRERKLPNVLSKEEVKQLLSSLRNQKHRMMLVTIYACGLRCGELLNLRLSDVDSKRNFLIIRQAKGKKDRYVPITVKLIEELREYFKMYKPKTWLFEGQRIGEPYSARSLQLVLKEALIQARIKKPVTLHWLRHSFATHLLESGTDIRYIQSLLGHNSPKTTMIYTHVSEQSLSKIKMPYDDL from the coding sequence ATGATAGCCTTATTTTATTTTTCGTGGAACTATTTCCATGAACTCAGTGCAGATCAAAAGAAACGCATAAAACTTATTTTTTTTGAACATCGGGAGATGGCCTGTATTGGAATTCAGTTTGAACGGGATACCGGTATTAGAAATTTTGTCCGAAGTTTAGATGGCATCCTATTCAGTAAAACCAAATCATGTTATTATTTAAAGTTTGAAGAACAGCGGTTTAAAACCTTAGTAAACCATATAAAAGAACACAAGTTTTATCCGGATTATTCAGGCTTTACTCAGCAATATGCCGACTATTTAAAACAAGGCATGATAAAGGAAGCGGAAGCTGTTGGGGAATTAAAGAATGAAGTTCGCAAAGACGCCAGTTATGCTAAATTTCTTGACTCGTTCAAAATCTATTTAGAACAGCGACGCTATTCAAGCAATACGATTAATACCTATTGTCTGCTTATTCAAAAATTTCTGACATGGTGTGGAAAACCCATTGAAGAAATTAGTCAGGATGATTTGATTCGGTTTAATCATAAAAAGATTATTGGAGAAAAACTATCAGGATCCTATCAAAACCAGCTTATCAATGCCGTGAAACTATTTTTTGAGCGAATGGAACACCGAAGCATGGAAATTGAAAGCATTCAGAGACCCTTCAGAGAGCGCAAATTACCGAATGTCTTAAGCAAAGAAGAAGTAAAGCAGTTATTGAGCAGTTTACGTAATCAAAAACATCGCATGATGTTGGTTACCATTTATGCATGTGGATTGCGATGCGGTGAATTATTAAATTTACGATTGAGTGATGTAGATTCTAAAAGGAATTTTTTAATTATTCGACAAGCGAAAGGTAAAAAAGACCGGTATGTCCCGATCACAGTAAAATTAATTGAAGAGCTGAGGGAATATTTCAAAATGTACAAACCAAAAACCTGGTTATTTGAAGGACAACGAATTGGTGAGCCCTACAGTGCAAGAAGTTTACAATTGGTATTAAAAGAAGCCTTGATCCAGGCCCGAATTAAAAAACCCGTAACGCTGCATTGGTTAAGGCACAGTTTTGCAACCCATTTATTAGAAAGCGGAACCGACATAAGATACATTCAAAGTTTGCTAGGCCACAATTCACCAAAAACTACAATGATTTACACCCATGTCAGTGAGCAAAGCCTATCCAAAATCAAGATGCCCTATGATGATTTATAG
- a CDS encoding type II toxin-antitoxin system RelE/ParE family toxin — protein MAKIKWGKKATKDLKSIHEYISLDSRFYANQYISKIVLRVDQLQNFPESGRIVPEKEDPSIRELIEGNYRIFYKTQRGNVYILRIHHSSRKIK, from the coding sequence ATGGCAAAAATAAAATGGGGTAAAAAAGCCACAAAAGATCTCAAATCAATACATGAATACATTTCTTTGGATTCAAGATTCTATGCAAATCAATATATTAGTAAGATCGTTTTAAGAGTAGATCAATTACAAAATTTTCCTGAATCGGGTAGAATTGTTCCCGAGAAAGAAGACCCATCAATTCGCGAATTGATTGAAGGAAACTACAGAATATTTTATAAAACACAAAGGGGAAATGTATATATACTCCGAATACATCATTCCTCCAGAAAAATAAAATAG
- a CDS encoding M48 family metallopeptidase codes for MPNLKIASEFSIIHYNELKLRLETIYEHRKSVRISLGKHHAILRQPLLLTSAQKEKNQEWARNWVIKKFEQDPVLRQRYTPKDYQTGQKIQLREREFILEIKEKSDRKSALGKLERPVIKIELPAGINASQRQQVCSTIISRILSNVFLPELTKRVHEINDRFFKKEVKQVRLKLNLSNWGSCSTKKTINLSSRLLLTPQFITDYIIVHELAHLIHMNHSAAYWKVVEKVMPEYQKAEAWLKKYGERCNF; via the coding sequence ATGCCTAATCTTAAGATTGCATCCGAATTTTCGATCATTCACTATAATGAGTTAAAGCTCCGGCTTGAAACCATTTACGAACACCGGAAATCTGTACGAATCAGCCTTGGAAAGCACCACGCAATTTTACGACAGCCACTCCTCCTGACCTCAGCACAAAAAGAAAAAAACCAGGAATGGGCCAGGAATTGGGTGATTAAAAAATTTGAACAAGATCCTGTATTGCGCCAACGATATACTCCTAAAGACTATCAAACAGGTCAAAAAATTCAATTGCGGGAACGCGAATTTATATTAGAAATAAAAGAAAAATCAGATCGCAAATCTGCATTGGGAAAACTGGAAAGACCTGTTATTAAAATTGAATTACCCGCAGGCATCAATGCCAGTCAAAGACAGCAAGTATGCAGTACGATCATCAGTCGCATTTTATCGAATGTGTTTTTACCGGAATTAACAAAACGCGTACACGAAATCAACGATCGCTTTTTTAAGAAAGAAGTTAAACAAGTCCGTTTAAAATTAAACCTCAGCAATTGGGGAAGTTGCAGCACAAAAAAAACGATCAATCTCTCCTCCCGATTGTTATTGACACCCCAATTTATAACCGACTACATCATCGTCCATGAATTAGCCCATCTGATACACATGAATCATTCTGCAGCTTATTGGAAAGTGGTGGAAAAAGTAATGCCAGAATACCAAAAAGCAGAAGCCTGGTTGAAGAAATATGGGGAAAGATGTAATTTTTAA
- the serC gene encoding 3-phosphoserine/phosphohydroxythreonine transaminase — MKKHNFYAGPAILPKEVIEEAAASLHDFMGMGLSLLEISHRTKQFESVVAEVEHLVKELMGIGDEYAVLLLSGGASSQFFMIPMNLLNDNETACYINTGVWASGAIKEAKNFGKVNVLASSEEDKFRHIPKNYQIQKDAVYLHITSNNTIYGTQYHSWPESPIPLICDMSSDIFSRRLDFSKFSLIYAGAQKNMGAAGVTVVVIKKELLNRAQRKFPTILNYAVQMEKESMYNTPPVFPIYVTLLTLRWIKAQSLASIEARNRKKAETLYAEIDRNTCFISPVNPEDRSWMNVVFTAKKPELESTFLEMCKSGGCVGLAGHRSVGGFRASLYNALTQDSVEALVEIMKEFELKHA, encoded by the coding sequence ATGAAAAAGCATAATTTTTACGCCGGACCGGCCATTTTACCGAAAGAAGTCATTGAAGAAGCTGCTGCATCCCTGCATGATTTCATGGGCATGGGACTGTCTTTATTGGAGATTTCTCATCGGACGAAACAGTTTGAGTCGGTGGTAGCCGAAGTTGAGCACCTAGTCAAAGAACTCATGGGTATTGGCGATGAATATGCGGTGTTACTTCTATCCGGAGGTGCCAGTAGCCAGTTTTTTATGATTCCCATGAATCTTTTAAATGATAATGAAACTGCTTGTTACATAAACACCGGAGTTTGGGCCAGTGGAGCCATAAAAGAGGCTAAAAATTTTGGCAAGGTGAATGTACTTGCCAGTTCGGAAGAGGATAAATTCAGACACATTCCAAAAAACTATCAAATTCAGAAAGATGCGGTCTATCTGCACATTACCTCTAACAACACCATTTACGGAACCCAATACCACAGCTGGCCCGAATCACCTATCCCTTTGATTTGTGATATGTCCAGCGATATTTTCAGCCGCCGGCTGGATTTTTCTAAATTTTCATTGATTTATGCAGGAGCTCAAAAGAATATGGGTGCAGCCGGAGTCACTGTGGTGGTGATCAAAAAAGAGTTGCTCAACCGGGCCCAACGGAAATTTCCGACCATTTTAAACTATGCGGTTCAAATGGAAAAAGAAAGTATGTACAATACCCCACCGGTTTTTCCAATTTATGTGACCCTGTTAACCCTTCGATGGATCAAAGCACAAAGTTTAGCAAGCATTGAAGCCCGCAATCGCAAGAAAGCAGAAACCCTGTATGCTGAAATTGATCGCAACACCTGTTTCATCTCTCCGGTCAATCCTGAAGACCGCAGTTGGATGAATGTTGTTTTTACAGCTAAAAAACCAGAACTCGAGTCCACTTTTTTAGAAATGTGTAAGTCAGGCGGTTGCGTTGGATTGGCCGGTCACCGCTCTGTTGGTGGATTCAGAGCCTCTTTGTACAATGCTTTGACCCAAGATAGTGTAGAAGCATTGGTAGAGATTATGAAAGAATTTGAATTAAAGCATGCCTAA